In the genome of Streptomyces aquilus, the window ACCTTGGAACGCGTGGTCGGCGCGAGCGCCGCGGGCGTGGCGGCGCTCGCGGCCACCGCCGCCCGGCGGGTGGTGAGCGCCCGGTGAACGGCTGGATCCTCGCCGCGACCGTCGCGCTCGGCGCGGGCCTGGGCACCACCCTGTGGGGAGTCGCCACCGGCCCGCTGCGCCGCCGGGTGGTGGCCCAGAACATGTCGACCGCGCTGGCCTGCCCGGCCCTCCTGCTGCTCTCCCAGGGATACACCCGGCCGTCGTACGTCGATCTCGCCCTGGTGCTCGCGCTGCTCGGCCCCGTCGGCACCCTCGTCTTCGCCCGGCTGCTCGCCGGCGAACTGGCCGACGACCCGCCCCGCGCCTGGGGCGTGACCTGGGTGGTCGCCGGGTTCGGCGCCGTGGTCGTCGGGATCGTGTGCGCGGCCACCGGGCCGAGCCGGGCCATGGTGAAGCTCCTCGTGATCGGGGCGCTGCTGATCGCCGGCAACGTCGTCGCCTCCCGCGCGCTGTCCGGCGGGTTCCCCGGGGCCGGCCGTGGCTGACGCCGTGATCGCCGTCGTCCTCCTGCTGGTCGGCGCCACCGCCACCACGGCCGTCGCGGTCCGCGACCCGGAGCGCCAGGCGCTCGTGCTGTCCGTCCTCGGCGTCGTCCTCGCCGTGCTGTTCACCGTCCTCCAGGCGCCCGACGTGGGCCTGTCGCAGCTCGCCGTGGGCTCCGCGCTCACCCCGCTGTTGCTGCTGCTGACGGTCCGCAAGGTCAGACGGCGCGCCCGAGGCGAGGAGCGCCAGGAGTGAGCCGGCGCGCCCGGCTGTGGCTCGTGGCCGTCGGCGGCGGCGCCCTCGCCGCGCTGCTCGTGGCCGCCTGCCTCGATCTGCCGGCCTTCGGCGGCACCCGGCACCCGTACGGCGACCGGGCCGTGCGCGAGTCCCTCGCCCGGCACACCGCCAACACCATCGCCTCGATCAACTTCGACCAGCGGGCCTTCGACACCCTAGGCGAGATCAGCATCCTGTTCGCGGCCGTCCTCGGCTGTGTGGTCCTGCTGCGCCAGACCCGCGACGAACACCGCGCCCGCCCCGAACCCGAGCCTGTTGCCCTCCCGGTGCGCCGCTACGCCCTCGCCGTGCTCCCCGTCGCCCTGCTCACCGGCCTCTACGTCGTCGCCCACGGCCAGCTCAGCCCCGGCGGCGGCTTCCAGGGCGGCGTCGTCGCCGCGACCTCCCTGCACCTGCTCTACCTGGGCGCCGACTACCGCGCCCTGGAACGCATCCGCCCGGTCGGCCTCTACGAGGTCGGCGACGCGCTCGCCGTCTCCGCCTACCTCGTCACCGGCCTCGCGGGCCTGATCGGCGGCACCGCCTTCCTCGCCAACACGCTGCTGCCGTACGGCACCTTCAACACGCTGTCCTCCGGCGGCACCGTTCCGCTGCTGAACGCCGCCGTCGGCATGGAGGTCGCCTGCGCGGTCGTGGTGCTGCTCGCCCGCTTCCTGGACCAGGCCGTCGAGATCGAGAAGGGGAAGTGATGGGCGTCCTGCCGTACCTCGTCGCCGTGTGGATCTTCCTGGTCGGCTGCTACGGCCTCGCCACCAGCCGCAATCTGATCCACGCCGTCGGCTGTCTGTCCGTGTGCCAGTCCGCCACCTACGTCCTGCTGCTGGCCGTCGGCTACCGCGACGACGCGACCGCGCCGGTCTTCTCCGATGTGAAGCCCGGCTCCCGGCCGGTCGTCGACCCCGTCGTCCAGGCGCTGACCCTGACCGACGTCGTGGTCGGCGCCACCGTCACCGCGCTGCTGCTCGCCCTCGTCGTACAGGTCTCCAAGCGGCACGGCACGGTCGACCCCGACGCACTCTCGGAGCTGCGCGGCTGATGAACGACCTGCTGCCGCTCCTCGTCGCCGTCCCCCTGCTCGGGGCCGCCCTGCTGGTCGCCGGGGGCCGCCGGCTGCCCCGTGTCGTCGCCGAGTCCACCGGCTGCGCGGTGTCGGCGGGTACGGCCGCCCTCGCGATCGTGCTGCTGCTCGACTCCTCGCCGCCCATGGTCGAGTGGGCCGGCGGCTGGGTGCCCGTGAACGGCCAGAGCGTCGGCATCGTCCTCGTCGGCGACGGGCCCGGGCTCGGCATGGCCGCGCTCGCCTCGCTGCTCACCCTCGCGGCGCTCGCGTACTCCTGGCACTACTTCGACGAACCCCCGCGCCGGCACGCGGGCTCGTTCCCCGCGCTGATGCTGCTCTTCCAGGCCGGCATGTGCGGCTTCGCACTCGCGGGCGACCTGTTCAACGCCTTCGTGTGGTTCGAGCTGATGAGCGTGTGCGCCTACGCCCTCACCGGCCACCGGGTGGAGGAGGCCAAGGCGGTGCAGGGCGCCCTGACCTTCGCCGTCATCACCTCACTGGGCGGCTACGCCCTGCTGATGGGCATCGGGCTGCTGTACGCCCGCACCGGCGAGCTGGCGCTCACCCAGATCGGGCGCGGCCTCGACGCACACGGCCCGCCCGACGCGCTCGTCCTCGGCGCCTTCGTTCTCGTCCTCACCGCGCTGCTGGTGAAGGCCGCCGCCGTCCCCTTCCACTTCTGGCTCCCCGACGCCCACGCCGTCGCCCCCACCCCGGTGTGCATGCTGTTGTCCGGCGTCATGGTCGAACTCGGCACCTACGGCGTGTGGCGGGTGTACGGCACCGTGTTCTCCGGACCCGGCGGCGTCCCGGCCGCCGACCTGCACCGGCTGCTCGTCGTCCTCGGCGTGCTCACCGCCGCGGTCGGCGCCGTCATGTGCTGGTACCAGCGCCACATCAAACGCCTGCTCGCCTACTCGACCGTCGCCCACACCGGCCTGTTCCTCATCGGCATCGGCCTCCTCAAGCCCGAGGCCGACGACGGCGTCGCCCTGTACCTGCTCGGCCACGCCGGAGTGAAGGCCGCGCTGTTCGCCTGCACCGGCATCCTCCTCGACCGCTACGGCAGCGTCGACGAACACGCCCTGCACGGCAGAGCGCGCCAACTCCGTGGTGTCGCCGTGCTGTTCACCCTCGGAGCCCTCGGACTCGCCGGGCTGCCGCCCTTCGGCACGGCGCTCGGCAAGGCCGTCACCGAGGAGGCCGCGGGTGGCCCCCTCACCGTGCTCTACGTCGCCGCCAGCGCCGTCACGGCCGGTGCCGTCCTGCGCGTCGCCGCCCGCGTGTTCCTCGGGCTCGGGCCCAGGCCGTCCGACGACGGCGGCTACGAGACGACCGGCTCCGGCGAGGAGCCCGAGACGGGGCAACGGCTGCGCTGGGTCCCCGGCACGATGACGGCGGTCCCGGCGCTGCTGCTCGCCGGGTCGCTCACGGTCGGCGTGGCACCCGGCTTCGGCGACGTGGTCGCCCACGCCGTGAACGAAGCCGGGTCCGGCGGGGTCGTGGTGGCCCCGGTGCACTGGACGCCGCTCGGTGTCCTGCTGGGGGTCACCTCGACGCTGCTGGCCATGGGCCTGGCCGCGGTGGCGGTCACCCGCCCGAAGCTGCTCGCCGCCCCGGGCTGGGCGCTGCCGCTGCGCCGGCTGCAGTCCGGGCACATCGGGGACTACGTGGCCTGGCTGCTGGTCGGCGCCGGACTGCTCGGGGCGCTGGCCCTGCCGGGCATCCTGGCCTCCTGATCAGGCCTTGTAGGTGACCTTCACCTCCTTGAAGCCGAGCGAGCGCAGCAGACCTTCCAGCATGTCCGTGGTGTTCTTCTCGGCGCGCCCGGTCAGCGCGCTGTCCTTGGCCGCGTCGCGGATGTGCTTCACCGCGAGCTTCTGCACGGCCTGCTCGCTGTTGGGGTTGTCCGAGAACAGATCGCCCAGGCGGTCCAGGAAACCCCGCTGCTTCGACACCGCGTAGGAGCGGTCCGCGTCCAGGGCGGGCTTGCCGAGCTGCGCGTGCGGCAGCACCAGCGTGGCGGACGTACGGTCGTCATTGACCTGCACGTCGTTCTCGCCCACCTTGCCGAGGTCCACGAAGGCGTCGACGGTGCCCGCCCCGACGTACAGGGTGCGGGTGCCGCGGATCGCGTCGGGCAGGTACTTGGCGTCCTTCTCCAGGTCCACCACGACCTGGAAGTTGCCGGAGGCGGCGTCGTACCGGCTGATGTCCTGGATGGACTGGAGCAGAGCGGGCCCCGAACGGTCATGGGTCTCGGTGCCGAACAGGTCCTTGAGGCCCGGGAGCACGCTGAAGCGGATACCGGCGAAGAACACGACGAGCACCAGAACGACGGCACTCACCAGCTTCGCCCAGCCGGGCATGCGTTTGGACATGCGCCTGATGGGAGTCGTCATGCGACGGCCCTCCTTCCTCCTTCAACGAATGCCCCCCAAAGCCCTTGGCAGACCGGGGCGTTGGCCGATTGGCGCCGCTGACGGGGGCACGGGCGGCGCACTAGCGTGGAAAGCCGTCCCCATCGGCGCTTCTGGAGAACCGGATGAGTGCGCAGAGCGCGTCCCGGCCGTTACGTCCCATGCATCGCATCAGCCTTCCCGAGTCCGGGCCGCCCCGGCTCGTCACCCTCGCCACCGGCACCCCGGTGTGGCTCGTGACCCGGTACGCCGAGGTGCGCCAGGTGCTCATGGACCCCCGGTTCGACCGGCGGTCGCTGCACGCGGAGAACGCCCCTCCGCTGCTCGTCGTACCGAACCTGCTCGACGACCCCAATGGGCTGATCAACCAGGACGGCCCCGCCCACCAGCGGCTGCGCGGCACCGTCCAGCGGGCGTTCACCCCGCGGGCCATCGCCCGCTGGCGGCCCTGGGTGGGGTCCGTGGTGGCCTCGCTGCTCGACGACTTCGCGGCCCGGCCCCGACCCGCCGACATCGTCGAGGGGTTCACCCGGCCGCTGCCCGTGTCCGTGATCTGCCGGCTCATGGGGCTCGACCACCTGGACCGCGACCGCATCCGCCACTGGGCCGACCACGCCCTGTCCGGCGGGGCTCACACGGCCGAGGAGGTCGTGGCGGCGATGACCGAGTTCGGCGTCTTCGCCGCCGGACTGATCGCCGAGCGGCGCAAGGAGCCGGGCGACGACCTGGTCAGCGGCCTGGTCGCGGCCGGTGACGAACTGGGCATCGAGGAACGGCAGTTGATCACCCTCACGCTGGGGCTGGTGGTGGCCGGGCACGAGACCACCATGAGCGCCCTCGGCAACGCCGTCGTCTACCTCCTCACCGACGGACGCGACGGCTGGCCGCTGCTCGCCCGCGACGAGGAGGCGGCGGCGACCGCGGCCGAGCAGCTGCTGCGCACCGTGCCGCTCAGCGAGGGGCGGGTGCTGCCCGGTCTGATCCGGCGCGCGGTGGCGGACGTCGAGGTCGGCGGGGTGCTGATCCCCGCGGGCGGCGTGGTCGCCGTCCAGACCAACTCCGCCGGCCGCGACCCCGACGTCTTCCCACCGGGGCCGCCCGACCTGTCCGCGCCCCTCACCTCGCCCGGCATCGCCTTCGGCGCCGGACCCCACCACTGCCTCGGCGCCTGGCTGGCCCGGCTGGAACTCGAACTCGCCCTGCACCACCTGGCCGCCCGCTTCCCGGGGCTACGGGCCGAGTTCACGCCGGAGACGATCGAGTGGCGGGTGGGCCAGATGACCCGCAGCCCCTCGCGGCTGCCGGTGTCGTGGTGACAACGCCGGTCAGTGCGAGCGCAGTTCGCGGTCGCCCGACGTACGGGACCACCACATCCCCTCCCCGTGCGTGAGCCCCGGCAGTCGCAGCTCCATCTCGCGCACCCGCCGGGCCGGCAGCTCGCCGGTGATCACCCATGCCGTGCTGCCGCCGGTCGTGCCGGTGAACTCCGCTCCCAGCGAGGCGAGGTGCGCGGTCACCGGCGCCAACGCGTCGAGCGGGACCTCCGTCTCGAAGGCGTGGTACGGCTCGTACAGCCGCGTCCGTGCCCGCTCCAGGGCGCGGCGCAGCACGTACGGGGTGAGCGCGCGGAAGTCCCCGGCCGTGCTGAGCGGGGCGACGAAACCGGAGCGGATCAGGGTGACCCGGTAGTCCGTCACGGCCGCGCCGTTCAGTCCGGTGCGCATGCTCGTGTGCACGGTGTCCTCGACGGCCTGGTGGAAGGCCCGGGGGAGGGCGCCGAGTTCGGTCTCGTAGGTGAACACCCCGCCGGAGCCGCGCTCGCCCGGTGCCACGCGCACCCCGATCGTCGCCCAGTGACGGGTGCCGTCGAGCCAGGGATTTGCCTCCCAGGCCTCGCCGACCCCGCGCGGGCGCTCCAGGAACCGCACCCGGCCCGGTGCGAACTCCGCCTCGATGCCGTGGTCCTGGGCGAGGACGGCCGCCAGCACCTCCATCTGGACCTCGCCGTAGAGGAGCAGCGCGGTGCCGCCGTCGGCCGCCGGGCTGGCGTGGATCAGCGGGTCCTGGTCGGCCAGGACGAGCAGCGCGGAGCGGAGCCGGGCCGCCTGGTCGGGGCGTCGGGCGGTGACCATGGTCTCCAGGGTCGGCGGCGCGAACTGGGCCTCCTGCTCGGTGAGTTCACCCAGCCGGTCGCCCACGCGGACGCCCGCGAGGCCGGTCAGCGCCGCGATGTTCCCGGCGGTGAGGGGACCGCTGCCGCCGATGACGTCCAGGCGGGTCACCCGGCCGGAGACCTCCGCGGTGCGGCCGTCGGCGTCGCGCCGCAGCAGCGTGAGCTTCTGACGCTCCGTCACCTCACCGTCGTAGAGCCGGAGAAACGCCGTGCGCTCGCCACCGGGTCCGGGCCGGACGGCGAACACCGTGCCGCGCGGCGGGCCGCCCACGGCGGTCGGTGCCGGCGGGACGAGCCGGACCAGGGCGTCGACCAGGTCGCCGACGCCCTCGCCGCCGAGCGCGGAACCGAAGAGGACGGGGTGGAAGGTGCCGTCGGCGGTGTGTGCGGCGAGGGCCTTGTGCAGGTCGGCCGGGGTGGGCGCCGGGCCGTCGACGACCGCCGCGAGGATGTCCGGGTCGACGTCGGCGAGGGGCTCGGCCAGGGAGGCGAGCGGCACCGCGGTCACGCGGGCCCTCGGGGTGCCGATGTCCCGGACCGTGGTGAGCGGCGCGACGTGCGGCGTCAGCAGCCGCCGGACGTCGTCGAGCAGACCCTCCGCGCGGGCGCCCGCCCGGTCGACCTTGTTGACGAAGACGAGCGTGGGCAGCCGTAGTCGGCGCAGGGTGCGCATCAGGACGCGGGTCTGCGCCTGGACGCCCTCCACGGCGGAGAGCACCAGGACCGCGCCGTCCCGGACCGCCAGGGCGCGCTCGACCTCGGCGATGAAGTCGGAGTGCCCGGGGGTGTCGATGAGGTTGACCTGGGTGTCGCCGACCGTGAAGGCGGCGACGGCCGAGCGGATGGTGATGCCGCGCTGCCGCTCGATCGCCCCGTCGTCCGTACGGGTGTCACCGGCGTCGACGCTGCCGAGCCGGTCGATCGCGCCGTGGTCGAACAGCAGCCGCTCGGTGAGGCTGGTCTTACCGGCGTCGACGTGGGCCAGAATTCCGATGTTCAGGGTGTGCATGCGTAGGTGAGTCCTCGAGAACCGTGGGCCTGTGGAGGGGCTGGGGGATTCCGAGGAGTCGGCGCATGCGGGTCTTCCTGACGTGAGGGAACACGGACGGCTCCATCATGGCCGGGCGGTGCGGGCGGAGCGCAAGCGAATTTCGCTGGTCAGTAGCATGAGGGGCGGCAGCCCGAGATGATCATGCGAGGAGCGGACCGTGCGAGACATCGCCGTGTTCAGCGGTAGTGCCCACCCCGAGCTGGCGGCGGAGGTCTGCGCGCATCTCGGTGTGCCGCTCAGCCCCACCCGGGTCAGCCGGTTCGCCAACGACTGTCTGGAGGTGCAGCTCCAGGCCAACTGCCGGGAGCGGGACGTCTTCCTGGTCCAGCCGCTGGTCAAGCCCGTCCAGGAGCACCTCGTCGAGCTGCTGCTGATGTGCGACGCGGCCCGCGGCGCCTCCGCCCGCCGGATCACCGTGGTCATGCCGCACTATTCCTACGCCCGATCCGACAAGAAGGACGCGCCCCGCATCTCCCTCGGCGGCCGGCTCGTCGCCGACCTGATGGTGGCGGCCGGCGCGAGCCGGGTCCTCGCCATGACCCTGCACTCGCCGCAGGTCCACGGCTTCTTCTCGGTCCCCGTCGACCATCTGCACGCGCTGCGTGAACTGGCCGCGCACTTCCAGCGCCACGACCTCTCACGCACCACCGTCGTCTCCCCGGACCTCGGCAACGCCAAGGAGGCCGCCGCGTTCGCCCGGCTCATCGGCGCGCAGGTCGCCGCCGGGGCCAAGCAGCGGTTCGCGGACGACCGGGTCAGCATCAGCGACGTCATCGGCGAGGTGACGGACCGGGACGTCATCGTCCTGGACGACGAGATCGCCAAGGGCAGCACTGTCCTCGAACTCCTCGACCGGCTGCGTGAGTTGAAGCCCCGCTCGATCCGAGTGGCCTGCACGCACGGCCTGTTCGCGGCCGGCGCGCTCAAGCGGATCGGCGAGCAGCCCGACGTGCTGGAGATCGTGTGCACCAACACGGTGCCGGTGCCCGAGGAGGAGCGCACCGAGAAGCTGCGCATCCTGTCCATCGCCCCGGCGCTCGCCGAGGCCGTGCGGCGCATTCACAACGGCGAGTCCGTCAGCGCCCTGTTCGACGCGCGGCCGAGCGAATAGACAGGAGGGAGAGCCGGGCCCGGCCCGGCATCCCTGAGGTGACCTGGAGGCCCCAGTGGCGAAGGCGAAGTTCGAGCGGACCAAGCCGCATGTGAACATCGGCACCATCGGGCACATCGACCACGGCAAGACCACGCTCACGGCGGCCATCACGAAGGTGCTGCACGACAGGTATCCCGACCTGAACCCGTTCACGCCCTTCGACCAGATCGACAAGGCGCCCGAGGAGCGGCAGCGCGGCATCACCATCTCGATCGCCCACGTCGAGTACCAGACCGAGCGCCGGCACTACGCCCACGTCGACTGCCCCGGCCACGCCGACTACATCAAGAACATGATCACCGGCGCGGCCCAGATGGACGGCGCGATCCTCGTCGTCGCCGCCACCGACGGGCCGATGCCGCAGACCAAGGAACACGTCCTGCTGGCCCGGCAGGTGGGCGTGCCGTACATCGTCGTCGCCCTCAACAAGACGGACATGGTCGACGACGAGGAGATCCTGGAACTCGTCGAGCTGGAGGTCCGCGAGCTGCTCACCGAGTACGAGTTCCCCGGCGACGACGTGCCCGTGATCAAGGTGTCCGCGCTCAAGGCCCTGGAGGGCGACGAGCAGTGGGCGCGGTCGGTGCTGGAGCTGCTCGACGCCGTCGACACGGCCGTCCCCGAGCCGCAGCGGGACGTGGACAAGCCGTTCCTGATGCCGATCGAGGACGTCTTCACGATCACCGGGCGCGGGACCGTCGTCACCGGCCGGATCGAGCGCGGTGTGCTGCACGTCAACAAGGAGGTCGAGATCATCGGCATCCACGAGACGAAGACCAGGACGACCGTCACCGGCATCGAGATGTTCCGCAAACTCCTCGACGAGGGCCGGGCGGGGGAGAACGTGGGTCTGCTGTTGCGCGGCATCAAGCGCGAGGACGTCGAACGCGGACAGGTCGTCATCCAGCCGGGCTCGGTCACCCCGCACAAGGAGTTCGAGGCGCGCGCGTACATCCTGTCCAAGGACGAGGGCGGCCGGCACACGCCGTTCTTCGACAACTACCGCCCGCAGTTCTACTTCCGCACCACCGACGTCACCGGGGTGGTGACCCTGCCCAAGGGCACCGAGATGGTCATGCCGGGCGACAACACGACCATGAACGTGCAGCTGATCCAGCCCATCGCCATGGAGGAGGGGCTGAAGTTCGCCATCCGCGAGGGCGGGCGGACCGTCGGCGCGGGCCAGGTCACCAGGATCCTCAAATAGGCGCGGTCACAGCGACCCGGACGTGGCCTCGGACTGTCCCAGGGCCGCGTCCAGCGTCGCGTGCGGCGGCAGTAATCGATGCAGTCCGGTGACCTTCATGATGCGCAGGGTGAGGGGGTGCACACAGACCAGGCGCAGTTGCCCGTCGTGGTCGAGCACCCTGCTGCGGGCGCGGTAGAGCAGCCGCAGGCCGGAGCAGTCGAAGAACTCCACCTGCCGCAGGTCGATCACGACCCGGGGGTGGTCGCGCCCGGTCTCCCGGTCCAGGTACGGGACGATCTCCAGGGCGGCCGAGATGTCGATCTCACCACGGAACTCCAGCACCGTGTGTCCCCGGTCCTGGTGGATGTGCAGGTGCCGAGTGCGCGGTGCAGGTTGCTGCTGCACGACGACATCGCCTCCAACCGGCCCTTCGAGTGACGGGGTGCAGGTCACCGGGGGCTGGGGTGACATCGTGCGGCGAGCCTACGAGAGGTCGCCGTGTCCCCATGCCCGGAGTGCGTGCAAGTCCTTTCCCCGCCCTGCAAGTTACCCCCGATGGAGTGAATTTGAGCATGTTCGATTGACATATGTCTTCGAATTGCGATGCGACCTCAGGACAGGGCGTGCCAGGCCCGGGACAGGGCCTGGCGGAACTGCTCGGTCTGGTGCGCGGTGAGATCGCGGACCATCCGCTCCTCCAGCTCACGGACCGGCTCCTCGTGCCGCGCGAGCAGCTCGCGCCCGGCGTCGGTCAGCAGGATCAGCAGCTCCCGGCGATTGCGCGGATTGCGCTCCCGGCGCACCAGCTCGCGGTTCTCCAGCGACCGGACGAGGTCGGCGATCGACTGGGCCGTGACGAAGGAGTCGCGCGCGAGCTGCGCGGCCGACAGTCCGTCGTGTCGCTCCAGGACGGTCAGCGCGGTGTACTGGAGTGCCGTGATCCCGGACGGCCTGACCAGCTCGTCGAGGTGGGACCGGACGACGAGTTCCACTTGTTTGACCATGTAGAGCAGGGACGGGGCCGTCTTGGTCGCCTGGGTGTCGAGCATGACTTCACCCTAGGGCATTGACAGGAAACCTGTCTGTAATGAGACTGCCGACATACCTGCGAACCGACAGGAATCCTGTTGGTTGAAATCTTGGCAATGAGGCTGAGGAGTGGTGATGACCACCTTCGAGATCGAACCCGGGCGGCTGTTCATCGGGGGACAGTGGCGCGAGGCCGCCGACGGGGCGCGCACCGAGGTGGTCGACCCGTCGCGGGGCGCGGTCGTCACCACCGTCGCGGAGGCGGGCGCCGCCGACGTGGACGCGGCCGTGCGCGCCGCGCGGGAGGCCTACGACGACGGCTCCTGGTCCGGCCTCAGCGGCCGGGAGCGCGGCCGGGTGCTGCACCGCATCGCCGAGCTCATCCGGGAGAACGCCGACGACATCGCCCGCCTGGAGAGCCTCGACGTCGGCAAGCCGATCACGCTCGCCCATGCCGTCGACGTCACCAACGCGGCCAACGACTACGAGCACTTCGCCGCCCTCGCCCACTCCCTGCACGGCTCCCACCGCGACACCCCCATGAACGCCCTCGCCTACACCCGGCGCGAGCCGCTCGGTGTGGTCGCCGCGATCACGCCGTTCAACTTCCCCCTGATCCTGGCCGGTTCGAAGATCGCCCCGGCGCTCGCTGCGGGCAACACGGTCGTGCACAAGCCCGCCGACGAGACCCCGCTCAGCGCGCTCTACATGGCCGAGCTGTTCCAGCGGGCCGGTGTCCCCGACGGCGTGGTCAATGTCGTCACCGGCGCCGGGCCGGTCGCCGGAGAGGCCCTCCTGCGGCACAGCGGCGTCGACAAGATCGCCTTCACCGGCTCCACCGCGGTCGGCCGGCACGCCGCGAGCGTCGCCGGGGAGAACCTCAAGCCCGTCACCATGGAACTGGGCGGCAACGCGGCCCACATCGTCTTCGAGGACGCCGACCTGGAACAGGCCGTCGGCGCGATCATCAAGGCCTTCGTCTTCAACTCCGGGCAGTTCTGCATGGGCGGCCCGCGCCTGCTGGTGGCCCGCTCCGTCTACAGCACCCTGCTCGGCATCCTCGAACAGGCCGTGCCCGGCGTGCCGTTGGGCGATCCGCGGCAGCCGGAGACGGTCGTCGGCCCGATGGCGGGGGAGAAGCACCTCAAGAAGGTCGAGGAGTACGTCGAACTCGCCCGCAAGGAAGGCGGCCGCATCGTCTGCGGCGGCGAACGCCTCGACCTGGACGGCGGCTACTACTACAAGCCCACCGTCATCGCCGACCTCCCCAACGACTCCCGGGTGATCCAGGAGGAGATCTTCGGCCCGGTCCTCACCGTGCAGCCCTTCGACTCCGAGGACGAGGCCGTCCGCCTCGCCAACTCCACGCCGTACGGCCTGGCTTCGGGCATCCAGACCAGCAACCTCGCCCGTGCCCACCGCGTCGCCGACCGGCTCCAGGCGGGCATCGTCTGGGTCAACGACTGGGCGATGCTCGACCCCGCGGTCCCCTTCGGCGGCGTCAAGGACTCCGGCTTCGGCCGCGAGTACGGCCCCGAGGCGCTCGCCTCCTACACCAAGGTCAAGTCCGTCGTCGTCTCGCTCGGCTGAACCGCCCCGAACCGGCTGCAAAGACAAGGGAGTTCGTACGATGTCCATCCCCACCCGTGCCGCGGTCGTCGAGTCCGGCGGGGCGCCCTTCACCCTCGCCGACGTCGAGCTCGACGAGCCGGGGCCCCGCGAGGCGGTCGTCCGCATGGTGGCCACCGGGCTCTGTCACACCGACCTCGGGGTCGCGAGCGGCGGCCTGCCCTTCCCGCTGCCCGGGGTGCTCGGCCACGAAGGCGCCGGGATCGTCGAGGCCGTGGGCCCGGCCGTCACCGGGGTCGCGCCGGGCGACCACGTCGTGCTGTCGTTCACGTCCTGCGGCTCCTGCCGCAACTGCGACGGCGGCCACCCGGCGTACTGCGCCACCTGGCTGCCGCTCAACCTCATCGGCGGCCGACGGGCCGACGGCAGCAGCACCATCAGCCGGGGCGGCGAACCGCTGGGCGGCCACTTCTTCGGCCAGTCCTCCTTCGCCGAACGCGCGTTGGTGGACGAGCGCAGCCTCGTGAAGGTCGACCCCGAGGTGCCGCTGACCTCGATCGCCCCGCTGGGCTGCGGAGTGCAGACCGGCGTCGGCGCGGTCTGGAACGTCCTGAAGCCGGACACCGGCAGCACGGTCGTCGTCCTCGGCGCCGGAGCGGTCGGCCTGTCCGCGGTCATGGCCGCCGCCCTGACCCCCGCCACGACGATCGTCGCCGTCGACCGGGTCGGCGAACGCCTCGCACTGGCACGGGAGTTGGGCGCCACCCATGTGGTGAACGCCGGTGACGACGACCTCGGCAAGGCCCTCGCCGAGATCACCGGCGGCCAGGGGGCCGACGGTGTCGTCGAGACCACCGGCAACGTCGGCGTGCTCCGCCAGGGCGTGGACGCGCTCGGCGCCCGCGGCACCCTGGTCGTCGTCGGCGCCCCGCCGT includes:
- the tuf gene encoding elongation factor Tu, whose translation is MAKAKFERTKPHVNIGTIGHIDHGKTTLTAAITKVLHDRYPDLNPFTPFDQIDKAPEERQRGITISIAHVEYQTERRHYAHVDCPGHADYIKNMITGAAQMDGAILVVAATDGPMPQTKEHVLLARQVGVPYIVVALNKTDMVDDEEILELVELEVRELLTEYEFPGDDVPVIKVSALKALEGDEQWARSVLELLDAVDTAVPEPQRDVDKPFLMPIEDVFTITGRGTVVTGRIERGVLHVNKEVEIIGIHETKTRTTVTGIEMFRKLLDEGRAGENVGLLLRGIKREDVERGQVVIQPGSVTPHKEFEARAYILSKDEGGRHTPFFDNYRPQFYFRTTDVTGVVTLPKGTEMVMPGDNTTMNVQLIQPIAMEEGLKFAIREGGRTVGAGQVTRILK
- the otr(A) gene encoding tetracycline resistance ribosomal protection protein Otr(A), whose product is MHTLNIGILAHVDAGKTSLTERLLFDHGAIDRLGSVDAGDTRTDDGAIERQRGITIRSAVAAFTVGDTQVNLIDTPGHSDFIAEVERALAVRDGAVLVLSAVEGVQAQTRVLMRTLRRLRLPTLVFVNKVDRAGARAEGLLDDVRRLLTPHVAPLTTVRDIGTPRARVTAVPLASLAEPLADVDPDILAAVVDGPAPTPADLHKALAAHTADGTFHPVLFGSALGGEGVGDLVDALVRLVPPAPTAVGGPPRGTVFAVRPGPGGERTAFLRLYDGEVTERQKLTLLRRDADGRTAEVSGRVTRLDVIGGSGPLTAGNIAALTGLAGVRVGDRLGELTEQEAQFAPPTLETMVTARRPDQAARLRSALLVLADQDPLIHASPAADGGTALLLYGEVQMEVLAAVLAQDHGIEAEFAPGRVRFLERPRGVGEAWEANPWLDGTRHWATIGVRVAPGERGSGGVFTYETELGALPRAFHQAVEDTVHTSMRTGLNGAAVTDYRVTLIRSGFVAPLSTAGDFRALTPYVLRRALERARTRLYEPYHAFETEVPLDALAPVTAHLASLGAEFTGTTGGSTAWVITGELPARRVREMELRLPGLTHGEGMWWSRTSGDRELRSH
- a CDS encoding anti-sigma factor antagonist → MQQQPAPRTRHLHIHQDRGHTVLEFRGEIDISAALEIVPYLDRETGRDHPRVVIDLRQVEFFDCSGLRLLYRARSRVLDHDGQLRLVCVHPLTLRIMKVTGLHRLLPPHATLDAALGQSEATSGSL
- a CDS encoding ribose-phosphate diphosphokinase, which translates into the protein MRDIAVFSGSAHPELAAEVCAHLGVPLSPTRVSRFANDCLEVQLQANCRERDVFLVQPLVKPVQEHLVELLLMCDAARGASARRITVVMPHYSYARSDKKDAPRISLGGRLVADLMVAAGASRVLAMTLHSPQVHGFFSVPVDHLHALRELAAHFQRHDLSRTTVVSPDLGNAKEAAAFARLIGAQVAAGAKQRFADDRVSISDVIGEVTDRDVIVLDDEIAKGSTVLELLDRLRELKPRSIRVACTHGLFAAGALKRIGEQPDVLEIVCTNTVPVPEEERTEKLRILSIAPALAEAVRRIHNGESVSALFDARPSE
- a CDS encoding aldehyde dehydrogenase family protein, with the translated sequence MTTFEIEPGRLFIGGQWREAADGARTEVVDPSRGAVVTTVAEAGAADVDAAVRAAREAYDDGSWSGLSGRERGRVLHRIAELIRENADDIARLESLDVGKPITLAHAVDVTNAANDYEHFAALAHSLHGSHRDTPMNALAYTRREPLGVVAAITPFNFPLILAGSKIAPALAAGNTVVHKPADETPLSALYMAELFQRAGVPDGVVNVVTGAGPVAGEALLRHSGVDKIAFTGSTAVGRHAASVAGENLKPVTMELGGNAAHIVFEDADLEQAVGAIIKAFVFNSGQFCMGGPRLLVARSVYSTLLGILEQAVPGVPLGDPRQPETVVGPMAGEKHLKKVEEYVELARKEGGRIVCGGERLDLDGGYYYKPTVIADLPNDSRVIQEEIFGPVLTVQPFDSEDEAVRLANSTPYGLASGIQTSNLARAHRVADRLQAGIVWVNDWAMLDPAVPFGGVKDSGFGREYGPEALASYTKVKSVVVSLG
- a CDS encoding MarR family winged helix-turn-helix transcriptional regulator, which produces MLDTQATKTAPSLLYMVKQVELVVRSHLDELVRPSGITALQYTALTVLERHDGLSAAQLARDSFVTAQSIADLVRSLENRELVRRERNPRNRRELLILLTDAGRELLARHEEPVRELEERMVRDLTAHQTEQFRQALSRAWHALS